From the genome of Muricauda sp. SCSIO 64092, one region includes:
- a CDS encoding SDR family NAD(P)-dependent oxidoreductase, producing MRLKDKVAIVTGGSRGIGRAVAELFAQEGSKVIVVDLLPQGKEVVQGITASGGNAEFHAVSVTDKSGIESLFEQINSKYGKIDILINNAGITRDRTLEKMSEEEWDAVVEVNLKGVFICTQAVAPYMKANNYGRIVSAASNVGLRGNFGQTNYAATKAGVIAMSKTWTMELGKHGITANAIAPGFTMTDMVKKIPEEHLDAIKASIPLKIVAQPIDIAYGYLYLASDEARFVSGICLTIDGGTSR from the coding sequence ATGAGATTAAAGGATAAAGTAGCCATTGTAACCGGAGGTTCCCGGGGAATTGGACGTGCCGTGGCCGAATTGTTCGCCCAGGAAGGCAGTAAAGTAATCGTGGTCGATTTATTGCCCCAAGGCAAGGAAGTGGTCCAGGGGATTACGGCATCTGGAGGCAATGCGGAATTTCACGCCGTTTCGGTAACGGATAAATCTGGTATCGAATCCCTGTTTGAGCAGATAAACTCCAAATATGGAAAGATTGATATCCTTATCAACAATGCCGGAATCACAAGGGACAGAACCTTGGAAAAAATGAGTGAGGAGGAATGGGATGCCGTTGTTGAGGTCAACCTAAAAGGGGTCTTTATTTGTACCCAAGCCGTTGCGCCGTATATGAAAGCCAACAACTACGGCCGTATTGTTAGCGCAGCTTCCAATGTTGGGTTGAGGGGTAATTTTGGACAGACCAATTATGCTGCTACAAAGGCTGGGGTCATTGCCATGAGCAAGACCTGGACCATGGAATTGGGGAAACATGGCATAACCGCCAATGCAATAGCCCCCGGTTTTACGATGACCGATATGGTCAAAAAAATTCCAGAGGAGCATTTGGACGCCATAAAGGCCAGCATTCCGCTTAAAATCGTTGCCCAGCCTATTGATATTGCCTATGGCTATCTGTACTTGGCGTCGGATGAAGCACGGTTCGTTTCGGGAATTTGTCTGACGATAGATGGAGGTACTTCAAGATAA
- a CDS encoding DUF4442 domain-containing protein produces the protein MPAKSPSIFQINLFTFFKLPSAWWSGVRLKSIDHKRAVVTVKHRWFNQNPFNSMFWAVQGMAAEFSTGILVSTAIRESGRKISMLVQNNNANFSKKATGRITFTCEDGHRIDDALKKTIETGEGQTLWMKSVGMNQDGVVVSTFNFEWTIRLKA, from the coding sequence ATGCCAGCAAAGAGTCCCTCCATTTTTCAAATTAACCTTTTTACTTTTTTTAAGCTCCCCTCCGCCTGGTGGTCCGGGGTACGTTTAAAATCCATTGATCATAAACGGGCGGTTGTAACCGTAAAACATCGATGGTTCAATCAAAACCCCTTTAACTCCATGTTTTGGGCTGTACAAGGGATGGCCGCCGAATTTTCCACCGGAATTTTGGTTTCAACGGCAATTCGGGAAAGTGGCCGCAAAATCTCCATGTTGGTGCAGAACAATAATGCCAACTTTTCAAAAAAAGCAACAGGTAGGATAACCTTTACCTGTGAAGATGGCCATCGTATTGATGATGCCTTAAAAAAGACCATTGAGACTGGGGAGGGACAGACACTATGGATGAAATCCGTAGGTATGAACCAGGATGGGGTTGTGGTGTCCACTTTTAACTTTGAATGGACGATCAGATTGAAAGCTTGA
- a CDS encoding four helix bundle protein: protein MNSAKFKFEKLHIWQDAMELGEVINKLTEDFPKKEMYNLTSQICRAVDSVALNISEGAIIQSKPEFRKFLGYSARSLAEVVTCLHKANYRKYISEDKFEELYNSSFKLMNMLIAFRNKL from the coding sequence GTGAATTCAGCAAAATTCAAATTTGAAAAACTTCATATCTGGCAAGACGCCATGGAGTTGGGAGAGGTAATAAATAAACTGACAGAGGACTTTCCTAAAAAGGAAATGTATAATCTGACTTCCCAGATTTGTCGTGCTGTTGATTCCGTTGCATTAAATATTTCGGAAGGTGCAATTATTCAATCAAAACCCGAATTCCGAAAATTTTTGGGATACTCGGCACGATCGTTGGCCGAGGTTGTTACCTGTCTTCATAAAGCAAATTATAGGAAATATATCAGTGAAGATAAATTTGAAGAGTTATACAATTCTAGCTTCAAATTGATGAACATGCTGATAGCCTTTAGAAATAAACTTTGA
- a CDS encoding SDR family NAD(P)-dependent oxidoreductase produces MDLKEKVVIITGAGSGIGKATAQLFATQGAQVIVSDINMENAQKVADGILVDDGKAIAYQTDVTQFEEVENLVKKTVAKYGRLDVMVNNAGIGGKNQAKTADHTLEDWHNVIAVNQTGVFYCMKLALGIMEKQGYGNMVNVASLAGLKPSGNNLSYAASKFAVVGMTKSAALEYGRKNIRINAVCPGFTESALLDQLLAVSPEMGDKLMRFIPMGRFGKANEIAEAICWLASDNSKFITGQTLTLDGGNSLI; encoded by the coding sequence ATGGATCTAAAGGAAAAAGTAGTCATCATAACAGGTGCAGGTAGCGGTATTGGCAAGGCTACGGCCCAACTATTTGCAACACAGGGTGCCCAGGTTATTGTTTCGGATATCAATATGGAGAATGCCCAAAAGGTAGCTGATGGGATTTTGGTGGACGATGGTAAGGCAATCGCGTATCAAACTGATGTAACACAATTTGAAGAAGTTGAAAACCTGGTAAAAAAGACCGTTGCCAAATACGGTCGATTGGATGTTATGGTCAACAACGCAGGAATTGGTGGAAAAAACCAGGCAAAGACCGCAGACCATACCCTGGAGGACTGGCATAATGTTATAGCGGTGAACCAGACAGGGGTTTTTTATTGTATGAAATTGGCTTTGGGCATAATGGAAAAGCAGGGTTATGGGAATATGGTCAATGTGGCCTCCTTGGCCGGTTTAAAACCTTCTGGAAACAATTTATCCTATGCGGCAAGCAAATTTGCTGTTGTGGGGATGACCAAGTCCGCTGCTTTGGAATATGGACGAAAGAATATTCGAATCAATGCAGTTTGTCCCGGCTTTACAGAGTCGGCCCTACTGGACCAATTATTGGCGGTAAGCCCTGAAATGGGTGATAAGCTAATGCGGTTTATTCCTATGGGCCGATTTGGAAAAGCGAATGAAATTGCAGAGGCCATTTGTTGGTTGGCATCGGACAACTCAAAATTCATTACGGGACAGACCCTAACCCTTGATGGCGGAAACTCTTTGATTTAA
- a CDS encoding HAD family hydrolase, with translation MIEGVIFDFNGTLFFDTHLHNQAWDIFLEKHALKLTDREKDQKIHGKNNTEILSNLFSAELSPNEIKRLGIEKEDIYQSLCLDHEMALAPGAIDFIEYLASKKIPYTIATASDLYNLEFYFKHLDLGRYFDLSKISYSNGKVKSKPNPEIFLKAMGILGISPHSTLIFEDSPSGILAAENAKAKKIIIVNSTNTDYGHWPYQEIKDFSQVDKAVFSI, from the coding sequence ATGATTGAAGGCGTGATTTTTGATTTTAACGGAACGCTGTTCTTTGACACCCATCTGCACAACCAGGCTTGGGATATTTTTTTGGAAAAACATGCCCTAAAATTAACTGATAGGGAAAAAGACCAGAAAATTCATGGAAAGAACAATACGGAAATACTGTCCAACCTGTTTTCCGCTGAATTAAGCCCCAATGAAATCAAAAGACTGGGTATTGAAAAAGAGGATATCTATCAGTCCCTTTGCTTGGACCATGAAATGGCATTGGCACCCGGAGCAATAGATTTTATCGAATACCTGGCGAGCAAAAAAATACCCTATACCATCGCCACGGCATCCGATTTGTACAACCTGGAATTTTATTTTAAACATTTGGACCTTGGAAGGTATTTTGACCTTTCCAAAATCAGTTACAGTAATGGTAAGGTCAAAAGCAAACCAAATCCCGAGATATTTTTAAAGGCGATGGGGATTTTGGGAATCTCCCCCCATTCCACCCTGATTTTTGAAGACTCCCCATCGGGTATTCTTGCAGCGGAAAATGCCAAGGCAAAAAAAATAATTATTGTCAATTCGACCAACACGGATTATGGCCATTGGCCCTATCAGGAAATAAAGGATTTCTCGCAGGTTGATAAGGCCGTTTTCTCCATTTAG
- a CDS encoding NADPH:quinone oxidoreductase family protein, with protein MKTIRCKSYGPPSNLVLEEVDALKAGPGQVLVAVKACGLNFPDTLIIRGLYQIKPDLPFTPGSDIAGVVKEIGEGVNHIAVGQEVFGFVPYGGLAEEVVVPKNACFPKPPQMDFETAASFLMAYGTSFHALRDRGRLKKGETLLVLGASGGVGLAAVELGKLMGATVIAAASNNEKLELCKKYGADITLNYATMDLKSAVKELTEGKGVDVVYDPVGGSFSEAALRGTAWNGRYLVVGFAAGEIPRIPLNLPLLKGVSLVGVFWGNFAVKEPQRNTANSVQLMQWHAEGKLKPHIHKVYDLKDTPKALEEMMARRVMGKLVVTV; from the coding sequence ATGAAAACAATTCGGTGTAAATCTTACGGACCACCTTCGAATTTGGTTTTGGAGGAGGTGGATGCGCTGAAAGCCGGACCTGGGCAGGTTTTGGTTGCCGTCAAAGCTTGTGGGTTGAACTTTCCGGATACCCTGATCATTCGGGGGTTATATCAGATTAAACCCGATTTGCCCTTCACTCCGGGAAGTGATATCGCCGGAGTGGTCAAGGAAATTGGAGAAGGTGTCAACCATATTGCGGTAGGCCAGGAAGTATTTGGCTTTGTTCCTTACGGTGGTCTGGCAGAAGAGGTAGTTGTCCCCAAAAACGCTTGTTTTCCAAAACCACCTCAAATGGATTTTGAAACAGCGGCCTCCTTTTTAATGGCCTATGGAACATCTTTCCATGCCTTAAGGGACAGGGGCAGGCTAAAAAAGGGTGAGACCCTTTTGGTTTTGGGGGCTTCGGGGGGTGTTGGACTGGCGGCTGTTGAATTGGGCAAATTGATGGGGGCAACAGTTATTGCCGCCGCTTCGAATAATGAAAAACTGGAATTGTGCAAGAAATATGGAGCCGATATTACTTTGAATTATGCAACTATGGATTTGAAATCTGCAGTTAAGGAATTGACGGAAGGGAAAGGGGTGGATGTCGTATACGACCCTGTTGGAGGTTCCTTTTCTGAAGCTGCTTTGCGAGGGACCGCATGGAATGGCCGCTATTTAGTGGTCGGTTTTGCAGCGGGCGAAATTCCTAGGATTCCACTAAACCTTCCGCTTTTGAAAGGCGTTTCCCTGGTGGGGGTGTTCTGGGGCAATTTTGCGGTAAAGGAACCCCAGCGTAATACAGCAAATAGCGTACAGTTGATGCAATGGCATGCCGAGGGAAAATTAAAACCCCATATCCACAAGGTATATGACTTGAAGGATACCCCAAAGGCATTGGAAGAAATGATGGCAAGAAGAGTCATGGGGAAATTGGTAGTAACCGTTTAA
- a CDS encoding MaoC family dehydratase — MTKLIIKDLKELNTWVGKELPYGNWLKVTQEMINDFANATLDHQWIHVDVERANQYSPFQKPVAHGFLSLSLLSKLLGDLITVSSAKMGVNYGLNKVRFPSPVLVDSHVRCQGTIKEIEAYGDNEVKITWNCTVVIENSEKPACVAEFISLMFE, encoded by the coding sequence ATGACAAAACTGATTATCAAGGATCTTAAGGAATTGAACACCTGGGTTGGAAAGGAACTCCCATATGGTAATTGGTTGAAAGTGACCCAGGAAATGATAAATGATTTTGCGAATGCCACTTTAGACCATCAGTGGATACATGTGGATGTGGAAAGGGCCAATCAATATTCCCCTTTCCAAAAACCTGTGGCCCATGGTTTTCTATCGTTATCGCTACTGTCAAAACTATTGGGGGATTTGATTACCGTTAGCTCGGCAAAAATGGGTGTAAACTATGGGTTGAACAAGGTACGTTTCCCCAGCCCGGTTTTGGTGGATAGCCATGTCCGTTGCCAAGGCACTATCAAGGAAATTGAGGCCTATGGGGATAACGAGGTCAAAATTACCTGGAATTGTACCGTGGTCATTGAAAACTCGGAGAAACCAGCATGTGTGGCGGAATTTATCAGTTTAATGTTTGAGTAA
- a CDS encoding sensor histidine kinase: protein MFPFSKTYDTWSLERILRHVAYWCMWWAFYVVVNGNSYGTGEYLPWLILELCVLPIKLSFTYFVVYYLLPRYSKKKRYVSLFLITIGLALVGGVLIRVLDFYYVSKYLLPSAKYLHKIDDSQFLTFKLAYKVLDLLFVVSLVITIKFVQQQITHERYTKDLLTQKLKTELQFLKHQLQPHFLFNTLNNLYGMILTKDEKAGEVVIKLSEIMNYMLYESNDTLIPLDKELANLTNYIHLERIRYGEELEVRYEMEGDTDNVKIPPLILISFVENAFKHGPSVHSDISWIHITGKVLKDSFHFVVENSLGSNKKGENPKKPEINSGIGLLNVRKRLELIYGDGYVLSINPSDTYKVELEIPHN, encoded by the coding sequence GTGTTTCCATTTTCCAAGACATACGATACCTGGTCGCTTGAGCGCATTCTAAGACATGTTGCCTACTGGTGCATGTGGTGGGCGTTTTATGTGGTGGTCAATGGTAATTCCTATGGCACGGGGGAGTACTTGCCATGGTTGATATTGGAACTTTGTGTACTTCCCATAAAACTTTCTTTTACCTACTTTGTGGTCTACTATTTGTTACCGCGGTATTCCAAAAAGAAGCGGTATGTTTCCCTGTTTTTGATTACGATCGGTCTGGCTCTGGTCGGTGGGGTACTGATAAGGGTATTGGATTTTTATTATGTCAGTAAATACCTTCTGCCTTCTGCCAAATATCTGCACAAAATTGATGATTCCCAATTCTTGACGTTTAAGCTCGCCTACAAGGTATTGGATTTGCTGTTTGTAGTATCCCTGGTCATCACTATTAAGTTTGTTCAGCAACAGATTACGCACGAAAGGTATACCAAGGACTTACTTACCCAGAAATTAAAGACGGAACTCCAGTTTTTGAAACACCAGTTGCAACCCCATTTTTTGTTCAATACCTTAAACAACCTCTATGGGATGATCTTGACCAAGGACGAAAAAGCAGGGGAGGTGGTCATAAAGTTATCCGAGATTATGAATTATATGCTTTATGAATCCAATGACACCTTGATACCTTTGGACAAGGAACTGGCCAATTTGACCAATTATATCCATTTGGAACGCATACGGTATGGAGAGGAATTGGAAGTGCGTTATGAGATGGAAGGGGATACCGATAATGTTAAGATTCCCCCTCTTATTTTAATTTCCTTTGTGGAAAATGCGTTTAAGCATGGACCTTCGGTCCATTCCGATATTAGCTGGATCCATATTACGGGAAAAGTACTAAAAGACAGCTTCCATTTTGTAGTGGAAAACAGTCTTGGGTCAAATAAAAAGGGGGAAAACCCGAAGAAACCGGAAATCAATAGTGGCATTGGATTGCTCAACGTCCGCAAGCGTTTGGAGTTGATTTATGGTGACGGCTACGTACTTTCGATTAACCCATCCGACACCTACAAGGTAGAACTGGAAATACCACATAATTAA
- a CDS encoding TIGR00266 family protein yields the protein MNAHEIDYEIYGEEMQYVEIELDPQEAVVAEAGSFMMMDTDIKMDTIFGDGSNQESGVLGKLFSAGKRLLTGESLFMTAFLNIGQAKKQVSFASPYPGKIVPIDLSEVGGKFVCQKDAFLCAAKGVTVGIEFSKRLGRGLFGGEGFIMQKLEGDGLAFVHAGGTLAKKTLAPGEVLKVDTGCIVGFTKDVDYNIEFVGGIKNTVFGGEGLFFATLRGPGTVYIQSLPFSRLAGRVLAAVPRGGKDKGEGSILGTLGDIAMGDRGF from the coding sequence ATGAACGCACACGAAATAGACTACGAGATATACGGGGAAGAAATGCAATATGTAGAAATAGAACTGGATCCCCAGGAGGCTGTTGTGGCCGAAGCAGGAAGCTTTATGATGATGGATACGGATATTAAAATGGACACCATCTTTGGTGATGGTTCCAATCAGGAATCCGGAGTGTTGGGGAAACTGTTTTCAGCAGGAAAACGTTTATTGACCGGGGAAAGTCTTTTTATGACGGCTTTTCTAAATATTGGACAGGCCAAAAAGCAGGTCAGCTTTGCCTCTCCCTATCCCGGAAAGATAGTTCCCATAGATTTATCCGAAGTGGGGGGGAAATTCGTCTGCCAGAAGGATGCCTTTTTATGTGCTGCCAAGGGGGTGACCGTAGGCATTGAATTTTCAAAACGATTGGGTCGCGGCCTTTTTGGAGGGGAAGGATTCATCATGCAGAAGTTGGAAGGCGATGGACTGGCTTTTGTCCATGCGGGAGGAACGCTGGCCAAAAAGACCTTGGCCCCTGGTGAGGTACTGAAAGTGGATACGGGCTGTATTGTTGGTTTTACCAAAGATGTGGATTACAATATTGAGTTTGTGGGCGGGATAAAAAATACCGTTTTTGGTGGGGAAGGTTTGTTTTTTGCCACTCTACGAGGACCGGGAACAGTATATATCCAATCCCTACCCTTTAGTAGATTGGCTGGCCGTGTGTTGGCGGCGGTACCCAGAGGGGGCAAGGATAAAGGTGAAGGAAGTATTTTAGGTACTTTGGGCGATATCGCCATGGGGGATAGGGGGTTTTAA
- a CDS encoding DUF2461 domain-containing protein, producing the protein MNFKNLVNFLKQLQKNNTKEWMDANRKWYKEVRDDYIGWLDGMNAKLATMDDDYYDTPGKKGINRINNNLMFHPNKPIYKDHFGAGFDKRPGTGDFYVEVGIERSMFAGGLWRPDAKRLRSIREAIDYDGEELKKILDKKAFKKRFGGLYEDEKLKSAPKGFSNDHPHIDLLRHKTFAVAMEFSTDVVLNGDFEAFLIEVYDEMLPFRRYLNQAVTV; encoded by the coding sequence ATGAACTTCAAAAACCTGGTCAATTTCCTAAAACAACTGCAAAAGAACAACACCAAGGAATGGATGGATGCCAATCGGAAATGGTACAAGGAAGTCCGTGACGATTACATTGGTTGGTTGGACGGGATGAACGCCAAATTGGCGACCATGGATGATGATTACTATGATACACCGGGTAAAAAAGGCATCAATAGGATCAATAACAACCTTATGTTCCATCCCAATAAACCGATTTATAAAGATCACTTTGGTGCAGGATTTGATAAACGCCCCGGTACGGGCGACTTTTATGTGGAAGTAGGGATTGAACGCTCCATGTTCGCTGGGGGATTATGGCGACCCGATGCCAAACGATTGCGAAGTATTAGGGAGGCCATTGACTATGATGGGGAAGAACTAAAGAAAATCTTGGACAAAAAAGCCTTTAAGAAACGCTTTGGAGGGTTATATGAGGACGAAAAACTAAAATCCGCGCCCAAAGGCTTTTCCAATGACCATCCCCATATTGATCTGTTACGACATAAGACCTTTGCGGTAGCCATGGAATTTTCCACGGATGTGGTACTCAATGGTGACTTTGAAGCATTTCTTATAGAGGTCTATGATGAAATGCTCCCTTTTAGACGATATCTCAATCAAGCGGTTACCGTGTAA
- a CDS encoding NADP-dependent oxidoreductase, whose protein sequence is MNKQLLFVKRPIGEANADTWSLVTNPIPEPKEGEVLIRQHYISLDPAMRGWMNDSKSYIEPMEIGSVMRAGSVGEVIASNNHPKFKVGDFVSGHGGVQQYTATDGKGYYPVDPKLAPLPMYIGTLGMPGMTAYFGILEVGKIKEGDVVLVSGAAGAVGSIVGQIAKIKGCTVVGIAGGPKNCNYITTELGFDGAIDYKNEKVRNRLKELCPKGIDVYFDNVGGEILDIALTQLRMHARVVICGAISQYNNKMAIKGPSNYLSLLVNRASMQGMVVFDWAKRYGEAAQQMGTWMAQGKLKSKEDVYEGIENFPPTFNRLFSGEKMGKLVLKVIEGDL, encoded by the coding sequence ATGAACAAGCAGCTTTTATTTGTCAAAAGACCCATTGGCGAAGCCAATGCCGATACGTGGAGTTTGGTTACCAATCCTATTCCGGAACCCAAAGAAGGCGAGGTATTGATTCGGCAGCATTACATTTCGTTGGATCCGGCCATGCGCGGCTGGATGAACGATTCCAAATCCTACATCGAACCCATGGAAATTGGCTCGGTAATGCGCGCTGGTTCCGTGGGTGAGGTTATCGCATCGAACAACCATCCAAAGTTTAAGGTAGGCGATTTTGTTTCAGGTCATGGAGGGGTACAACAGTATACCGCAACAGATGGGAAGGGATATTATCCGGTTGACCCGAAACTGGCCCCGCTTCCGATGTATATTGGAACCCTGGGTATGCCTGGGATGACAGCTTATTTCGGAATTTTGGAAGTTGGCAAGATCAAGGAAGGGGATGTCGTTTTGGTCTCCGGTGCGGCTGGTGCAGTAGGAAGCATTGTGGGGCAGATTGCCAAAATAAAAGGTTGTACGGTAGTGGGTATTGCCGGTGGTCCTAAAAATTGCAATTATATCACCACTGAATTGGGGTTTGATGGCGCTATTGATTATAAGAATGAAAAGGTTCGCAACAGACTGAAGGAACTGTGCCCAAAAGGTATTGATGTGTATTTTGACAATGTGGGTGGCGAAATCCTGGATATTGCACTGACCCAATTACGAATGCATGCCCGTGTGGTCATCTGCGGTGCAATTTCCCAGTACAACAATAAGATGGCCATCAAGGGTCCGAGTAATTACCTATCACTTTTAGTGAATCGTGCGAGTATGCAGGGAATGGTCGTTTTTGATTGGGCCAAAAGGTATGGGGAAGCGGCCCAACAAATGGGTACCTGGATGGCGCAGGGCAAGTTGAAAAGCAAAGAGGATGTGTATGAAGGTATTGAGAACTTCCCCCCAACCTTTAATAGACTTTTTAGTGGTGAGAAAATGGGCAAGCTGGTGCTTAAGGTAATCGAGGGGGACCTATGA
- a CDS encoding LytR/AlgR family response regulator transcription factor, translated as METLHCMIVDDEPMAIKVIESHLKEFNDIKLVASCRNATQAFDVLQNHKVDFIFLDIEMPKMDGLSFLKSLKDPPLVLITTAHRKFALDGFELDVLDYLLKPISLDRFMQAIAKIRRLRRLEGNRQGNNPGPTSHIYVKSDRENVKINLLDILYLESLKNHVKIVTPGKNYITMVSIGEMQNKLPSNLFLRVHRSYLVNIEHIQNYTNTYLVIDRKSFPLGNVYKQEVLEKLDKHRI; from the coding sequence ATGGAGACTTTACATTGTATGATCGTGGATGATGAGCCAATGGCGATTAAGGTCATTGAATCCCATTTAAAGGAATTTAATGATATAAAGTTGGTGGCTTCCTGTAGAAATGCTACCCAAGCCTTTGATGTACTTCAAAACCATAAGGTGGACTTTATTTTTTTGGACATTGAAATGCCCAAGATGGATGGACTTTCTTTTTTGAAGTCGTTAAAAGATCCGCCCCTGGTGCTTATCACAACGGCACATCGAAAGTTTGCCTTGGATGGATTTGAACTGGATGTACTGGACTATCTGTTAAAACCCATCTCCTTGGACCGGTTTATGCAAGCGATTGCCAAAATAAGGCGTTTGCGACGATTGGAAGGGAACCGCCAAGGAAACAATCCAGGCCCTACCTCCCATATTTATGTGAAAAGCGATAGGGAGAATGTAAAGATCAATCTTTTGGATATCCTGTATTTGGAGAGTTTAAAAAACCATGTGAAGATTGTGACCCCCGGGAAAAACTATATTACCATGGTGAGCATTGGCGAAATGCAAAATAAATTGCCCAGCAATCTTTTCCTTCGTGTACACCGATCCTATTTGGTAAATATTGAGCACATTCAGAACTATACCAATACCTATTTGGTCATTGATAGAAAATCCTTTCCACTGGGCAATGTCTATAAGCAGGAAGTATTGGAAAAACTGGACAAACACCGTATCTGA
- a CDS encoding YegP family protein, whose translation MGKFEIKSSGTDKCMFNLKAGNGQVILTSQTYASKDGCKNGIESVRKNSQDDGQFERKTAKDGSPFFTLNATNGQVIGKSEMYSSTDAMENGIASVKKNAPDAEVVDNS comes from the coding sequence ATGGGAAAATTTGAAATTAAATCCTCAGGAACAGACAAATGCATGTTCAATTTAAAGGCCGGTAACGGACAGGTAATTTTGACCAGTCAAACCTACGCAAGTAAGGATGGCTGTAAGAACGGTATCGAATCCGTTAGGAAGAATTCTCAGGATGATGGCCAATTTGAGCGTAAGACCGCAAAAGATGGAAGCCCTTTCTTTACATTGAATGCGACCAATGGGCAAGTAATTGGTAAAAGTGAAATGTACAGCTCAACTGATGCCATGGAGAACGGAATTGCCTCTGTAAAAAAGAACGCACCCGATGCCGAGGTAGTGGACAATTCCTAA
- a CDS encoding enoyl-CoA hydratase/isomerase family protein — protein MNTLQLIEKEGYTIVQMNRGKVNALNFEMVEELRETFRKLEDDAKVKGVILTGQPHYFSAGLDLIELVQYDKKRITEFFTDFGALYNELLQFRKPLIASITGHAPAGGCVLAVACDNRYMARGENYVIGLNEVAVNIQISQNLCEVYAYWIGEGLAHRYILEGKLLHGEEALKVGLVDELVPLDNLLERAEKQIQIYLRADQEILVNTKQKLRKSLLEKLDPNPANALKEATVLWWKPEIRAKMLAYVEHFTSKGK, from the coding sequence ATGAATACACTACAACTCATAGAAAAGGAAGGATACACCATTGTTCAAATGAATAGGGGCAAAGTCAATGCCCTTAATTTTGAAATGGTTGAAGAATTGCGCGAAACATTCAGGAAATTGGAAGATGATGCTAAGGTCAAGGGCGTGATTCTAACAGGACAGCCCCACTATTTTTCTGCCGGACTGGACCTCATTGAACTGGTGCAGTATGACAAAAAAAGGATAACTGAATTTTTCACCGATTTTGGCGCATTGTACAATGAGTTATTACAATTTAGAAAGCCATTGATAGCTTCAATTACAGGACATGCCCCTGCAGGAGGCTGTGTTTTGGCGGTTGCTTGTGATAATCGATACATGGCCCGGGGAGAGAACTATGTCATAGGGTTAAATGAGGTGGCCGTGAATATCCAGATCAGTCAAAATCTTTGTGAGGTGTATGCCTATTGGATTGGGGAAGGCCTGGCGCATCGTTATATTTTGGAAGGAAAACTGTTGCATGGGGAAGAAGCCCTAAAAGTAGGTTTGGTAGATGAACTGGTTCCTTTGGATAACCTTCTGGAACGGGCCGAAAAGCAAATACAGATCTACCTAAGGGCAGACCAGGAGATTCTGGTCAATACCAAACAAAAGCTTAGAAAAAGCTTGTTGGAGAAGTTGGATCCCAATCCTGCAAATGCCCTAAAAGAGGCAACCGTTCTTTGGTGGAAGCCTGAAATAAGGGCAAAGATGCTCGCCTATGTGGAGCATTTTACCAGCAAGGGAAAGTAG